The following coding sequences lie in one Mucilaginibacter sp. KACC 22773 genomic window:
- the galA gene encoding beta-galactosidase GalA, translated as MKMLRLLLLLSVCPFIVSAQTAGSGQKSRAHICIDTGWRFAYGHPFDAAKDFNNGTGYFSYFAKAGYGDGAAAADFDDRPWRKLDLPHDWATELGFSEKGSYSHGFKALGRNFPESSVGWYRKKFTVTKEDYGRHITIAFDGVFRNSTVWVNGHYLGTELSGYNGFEYDITQLLNYGGDNTIAVRVDATMEEGWFYEGAGIYRHVWLNKTSPLHIAANGTFVSSTVGNGKAQITVKTNISNYDTGADNFAIVQKVYDRQGRLLTTKQTDGNSLQPFKTGEYSSQLEIAHPKLWSIDTPYLHRLVTTILVNNVPVDEYVTRFGIRTLRFDANSGFYLNAKRLEIKGTNNHQEHAGVGTAIPDELQYYRIARLKEMGSNAYRCSHNPPAPQLLDACDSLGMLVIDENRLMGIDDYHLGNLKKMIDRDRNHPSVISWSVGNEEWGIENSETGARIATTMQAFVKSLDTTRAVTAAFSGGWGQGLSGVMDLIGFNYIAQENPDAQHQKFPQQKGWGTEEGSTFATRGVYFSNDSLHYKSAYDAKPRPNAYSIEEGWQYYAKRPFLAGMFIWTGFDYRGEPTPYGWPSIGSYFGMLDQCGFAKDDAWYLQAWWGSKPVLHLLPHWNWKGKEGQPINVWAYSNCDEVELFLNGKTQGKKAMAKKGHLEWTVPYSSGTLKAIGYTGGKQVLTETVQTTGTPQAIALEAHKNTLKADAQDVAVIKVSLLDKKGLAVPDANNEISFKIEGPGRIIGVGNGNPTSLEPDKYLETIVNMPIEALKELPVPDTIRKNETAETFDDSSWKKAFTNISDTSVKAWVYRGSINLTDDLTRSPLTFFYKSIGRKQSIYFNGHLLAANVDYHKDQDVFNISKAFLKPGKNSIVIVALPIKKLHPWDNPNQDPGVIQFKAPATTWKRKLFNGLAQVIIQSDGSHAGPITLTATSVGLKEKKIVINADK; from the coding sequence ATGAAAATGTTGCGCCTTTTGCTGTTGTTATCCGTTTGCCCTTTTATTGTGTCAGCACAAACAGCCGGCAGCGGGCAAAAATCAAGGGCGCATATTTGTATAGATACCGGCTGGCGGTTTGCCTATGGGCATCCGTTTGATGCCGCTAAGGATTTTAACAACGGCACCGGCTATTTCTCTTATTTTGCCAAAGCTGGCTATGGCGATGGTGCTGCCGCCGCTGACTTTGATGATAGGCCCTGGCGCAAGCTTGATTTGCCGCACGATTGGGCCACCGAACTTGGCTTTAGCGAAAAAGGGAGCTATAGCCATGGCTTCAAAGCCCTGGGCCGGAATTTTCCGGAAAGCAGCGTTGGCTGGTACCGAAAAAAGTTTACTGTAACAAAGGAGGATTATGGCCGGCATATCACCATTGCTTTTGATGGCGTTTTTCGCAACTCGACAGTTTGGGTAAACGGGCACTACCTGGGTACCGAGCTAAGCGGCTACAACGGTTTTGAATATGATATTACCCAGCTTTTAAACTACGGCGGCGATAATACCATCGCCGTAAGGGTAGATGCCACTATGGAAGAGGGCTGGTTTTATGAAGGGGCCGGCATTTACAGGCATGTATGGCTCAATAAAACATCGCCGCTGCATATTGCCGCCAACGGTACATTTGTGAGCAGCACTGTTGGTAACGGCAAGGCGCAAATAACCGTTAAAACTAATATAAGCAATTACGATACCGGGGCAGACAATTTTGCCATCGTACAAAAAGTTTATGACCGCCAAGGCCGTTTGCTGACTACCAAACAAACTGACGGCAATAGCCTGCAACCTTTTAAAACGGGAGAGTATAGCAGCCAGCTGGAAATAGCGCACCCTAAATTATGGTCGATTGATACGCCTTACCTGCACCGGTTGGTTACCACCATTTTGGTAAATAATGTACCTGTTGATGAATATGTAACACGCTTTGGCATACGTACCCTGCGTTTTGACGCCAACAGCGGCTTTTACCTGAACGCTAAACGGCTGGAAATAAAGGGCACCAATAACCACCAGGAGCACGCGGGAGTGGGTACAGCCATACCCGACGAACTGCAGTACTATAGAATTGCCCGTTTAAAAGAAATGGGCAGTAACGCTTACCGCTGTTCGCATAACCCGCCAGCGCCCCAATTGCTGGATGCCTGCGATAGTTTGGGCATGCTGGTGATTGATGAGAACCGGCTGATGGGTATAGATGATTACCACCTGGGCAACCTTAAAAAAATGATTGACCGCGACCGCAACCATCCAAGCGTAATCAGTTGGTCGGTAGGTAACGAGGAATGGGGGATAGAAAACTCGGAGACAGGCGCACGGATTGCTACCACCATGCAAGCCTTTGTAAAAAGCCTGGATACCACCCGCGCGGTTACGGCGGCATTTAGCGGCGGTTGGGGGCAGGGCTTATCGGGTGTGATGGATTTAATAGGCTTTAACTACATAGCACAGGAAAACCCCGACGCGCAGCACCAGAAATTCCCGCAGCAAAAGGGTTGGGGCACCGAGGAAGGATCGACCTTTGCTACCCGTGGGGTTTACTTCTCTAACGATTCGCTCCATTATAAATCTGCGTACGATGCCAAGCCAAGGCCGAATGCCTATAGCATTGAAGAAGGCTGGCAATACTATGCCAAACGGCCATTTTTAGCAGGTATGTTTATCTGGACGGGATTTGATTACCGGGGCGAGCCTACACCTTATGGATGGCCATCTATCGGGTCGTACTTTGGGATGCTCGATCAGTGCGGTTTTGCCAAGGATGATGCCTGGTACCTGCAGGCCTGGTGGGGCAGCAAGCCGGTGCTGCACCTGTTGCCGCATTGGAACTGGAAAGGTAAAGAAGGCCAGCCCATAAACGTTTGGGCCTATAGCAATTGCGACGAAGTGGAACTGTTTTTAAACGGTAAAACCCAGGGCAAAAAAGCCATGGCCAAAAAAGGGCACCTGGAATGGACGGTTCCGTACAGTTCCGGAACGCTAAAGGCAATTGGCTATACCGGCGGCAAACAGGTATTAACCGAAACCGTGCAAACTACCGGTACCCCACAAGCCATCGCGCTTGAAGCGCATAAAAATACCCTGAAAGCCGATGCGCAGGATGTAGCCGTAATTAAGGTTAGCCTGCTTGACAAAAAAGGACTGGCGGTGCCCGATGCCAATAATGAAATAAGTTTTAAAATTGAAGGCCCCGGCAGAATTATAGGGGTAGGCAATGGCAACCCGACCTCGCTTGAGCCCGATAAGTACCTGGAAACGATTGTAAATATGCCCATTGAGGCCTTGAAAGAATTGCCGGTACCCGATACCATCCGCAAAAACGAAACAGCCGAAACCTTTGATGATAGCAGCTGGAAAAAGGCATTTACCAATATAAGTGATACCAGCGTAAAAGCCTGGGTTTACCGCGGCAGTATTAATTTAACCGATGATTTAACGCGAAGCCCGCTCACCTTTTTTTATAAAAGCATTGGCCGCAAGCAATCGATATATTTTAATGGCCATTTGCTGGCTGCCAATGTCGATTATCATAAAGACCAGGATGTGTTTAACATCAGCAAAGCCTTTTTAAAGCCAGGGAAAAACAGCATAGTTATTGTTGCCTTACCTATCAAAAAACTGCACCCCTGGGATAACCCTAACCAAGACCCCGGCGTAATTCAGTTTAAGGCCCCTGCTACCACCTGGAAAAGAAAGCTGTTCAATGGCCTGGCCCAGGTTATTATCCAATCAGACGGAAGCCATGCTGGGCCAATCACTTTAACCGCTACCTCGGTGGGGTTAAAAGAAAAGAAAATAGTTATTAATGCAGATAAGTAA
- a CDS encoding protein-tyrosine phosphatase family protein, producing the protein MLAKIKSILKVVYLSAQMAYDNAYRIITGLPQLKRCQITANLYLGSQYNLVGLRKLKSLGVTAIINMRMHSIYTGAQYKGFRYLHLPTPDNTPPPLDVLKEGANFADAAIKSGGKVYIHCRQGLGRGPTMTIAYLLKTGLTFDDALAMVKKVRTFINPRKSQVEVLKQLEQFYQEHPAEQSII; encoded by the coding sequence ATGCTTGCAAAAATTAAAAGTATTTTAAAGGTGGTTTATTTATCGGCCCAAATGGCTTATGATAATGCTTACCGCATAATAACCGGGCTCCCTCAGCTTAAGCGATGCCAGATAACCGCTAACCTGTACTTAGGCAGCCAATATAATTTGGTGGGTTTGCGCAAACTGAAATCTTTGGGTGTTACAGCAATTATAAATATGCGGATGCATTCCATCTATACCGGCGCCCAATATAAGGGTTTTCGTTACCTGCATTTACCCACACCCGATAATACCCCACCGCCACTTGATGTATTAAAGGAAGGCGCCAATTTTGCCGATGCAGCCATAAAAAGCGGCGGCAAGGTATACATCCATTGCCGCCAGGGCCTTGGCCGCGGACCAACAATGACTATTGCCTATTTACTTAAAACGGGGTTAACTTTTGACGATGCCCTTGCGATGGTAAAAAAAGTGCGCACCTTTATTAACCCCCGTAAAAGCCAGGTTGAAGTATTAAAGCAACTGGAACAATTTTACCAGGAGCACCCGGCTGAGCAAAGCATTATTTAA
- a CDS encoding diacylglycerol/lipid kinase family protein yields the protein MKFKHIHFIINPASGKEEPILNYINQVFDGSTTKWDISVTQRHKNPGDIAKKLIGKTDLIVVYGGDGSVTDTAGALHGTDTPMAIIPGGTANVMAKQLQIPLDSISALELIKSHHKLKAVDMGLVNGHPFLLRVNLGIMADMILQAGRGLKDTIGQLAYGYTAIKTMVNATPVKYKLKIDGKEIEETAVSLTITNSGNIGIAGLDMLPGISITDGLLDVILMGDNDLTSVLKIAGNTLLQNQTEALKHWRCKNIVIQMDAEQAFIRDDCEQKAKKLAIKVVPAAINIVVPR from the coding sequence ATGAAATTTAAACACATCCACTTTATTATCAACCCGGCATCAGGTAAGGAAGAGCCTATACTCAACTACATAAACCAGGTTTTTGATGGTAGTACCACCAAATGGGATATATCCGTTACCCAGCGCCACAAAAACCCCGGCGATATTGCAAAAAAACTTATCGGCAAAACTGATTTAATTGTGGTGTATGGCGGCGATGGGTCTGTAACGGATACGGCCGGCGCTTTACATGGAACAGATACACCAATGGCCATTATTCCTGGCGGCACGGCCAACGTTATGGCAAAACAGCTGCAAATTCCGTTGGATAGCATTTCTGCTCTCGAACTCATAAAAAGCCACCACAAATTAAAAGCCGTTGATATGGGACTGGTAAACGGCCATCCTTTTTTATTACGGGTTAACCTGGGTATTATGGCCGACATGATTTTACAGGCAGGCCGCGGGCTGAAAGATACCATTGGCCAGCTGGCCTACGGTTATACCGCTATTAAAACCATGGTAAATGCCACCCCGGTAAAATACAAGCTGAAGATAGATGGTAAGGAGATAGAAGAAACGGCCGTTTCGCTCACGATAACCAATTCAGGCAATATTGGCATTGCCGGTTTAGATATGCTGCCCGGCATCAGCATAACAGATGGTTTGCTGGATGTAATACTCATGGGCGATAACGATTTAACATCGGTATTAAAAATTGCAGGCAATACCTTGCTGCAAAACCAAACCGAAGCTTTAAAGCATTGGCGGTGCAAAAATATAGTTATACAAATGGATGCCGAACAGGCATTTATCCGTGATGATTGCGAACAAAAGGCAAAAAAGTTAGCCATTAAAGTTGTTCCGGCAGCTATCAATATAGTAGTGCCGCGTTAA
- a CDS encoding SDR family oxidoreductase, which produces MDHIKGKVIVITGASSGIGHATALLLAQKGAIVVLGARSLDKLEQLVSQIKAEGGQATYAAIDVTQRQHLEKLVALALATYGKLDVLINNAGIAPISLLDELQVEDWDMMIDVNIKGVLYGIAAALPVFRKQGFGHIINIASTAALKITPAAAVYSGTKFAVRAISEGLRQEAGPNLRVTIITPGIIKTNLVDSIASPGIKAQIAEAMDSIAISPDAIARAMAYAIEQPADVDISEIVVRPTAQV; this is translated from the coding sequence ATGGATCATATTAAAGGAAAAGTAATTGTAATTACCGGTGCAAGCAGCGGCATAGGGCATGCAACCGCCCTGTTGCTTGCCCAAAAAGGCGCCATTGTTGTTCTTGGCGCTCGCAGCCTTGATAAGCTTGAGCAACTGGTCAGCCAAATTAAAGCCGAAGGAGGCCAGGCCACTTATGCAGCTATCGATGTAACCCAACGGCAACACCTGGAAAAACTTGTAGCCCTGGCACTTGCTACCTACGGCAAGCTGGATGTACTTATAAACAATGCAGGCATAGCACCCATCTCCCTGCTGGATGAATTACAGGTTGAGGATTGGGATATGATGATAGACGTTAACATTAAAGGCGTGTTGTACGGCATAGCGGCGGCGCTGCCCGTTTTTCGTAAACAGGGCTTTGGCCATATTATAAATATAGCCTCGACGGCCGCACTAAAAATTACGCCCGCCGCAGCTGTTTACTCCGGAACAAAATTTGCCGTGCGCGCCATCTCGGAGGGATTACGCCAGGAAGCCGGCCCCAATTTACGTGTCACTATAATTACACCTGGAATCATAAAAACCAATCTTGTTGATTCGATAGCCAGCCCCGGCATCAAAGCGCAAATAGCCGAAGCAATGGATAGCATCGCCATCTCGCCGGATGCCATTGCGCGGGCTATGGCCTATGCCATAGAGCAGCCTGCCGATGTTGATATAAGCGAGATTGTGGTGCGCCCCACAGCACAGGTTTAA